The Deinococcus depolymerans genome includes the window TCACGGACCAGACCGCCACGATGGTCACCCAGTGCCTGATGCCGATCATCGGTCCGATGGCCGAGGTGATGGTCGACGAGGTCCTCGACGACCTGGGAGCACAGGCGACCCTCAGCGCCCTGCTGTCCGGACTCGCGCGGCAGCTCACGCCCGAACGCGTGCAACAGTTCGCGCGCAACCTCCGCGACCGGGGGATCACGTGACCCCCCTCCTCATCCCAGTCAGCCCGGCGGTCACCGCCACGCCCGTTTCACCCTGCCGCGCCGGAGGTCCCACCCGATGAACACGCCCAAGGAACAACCATGAAGTACACCGTCGTGATCCGGCAACCCGTCGCGGACAGCATGCGTCAGGTTCTGGAAAACCAGCTGATGGAACGCTTCGGCCTGAACGGCGAGCAGGCCCAGCGCCTCAGCGCGCGCCGTTCGGGACGGCTGATGAAACCCACCGGCCGCCCCCGCGCCGAACTGCTGCTCAGCATGTTCCAGGCCGTCGGCGCGAACGTCTCACTCGAAGAGGTCCGCGAGGAGACCAGCCTCATCAGCGAACCCTTCCAGGGCGTCGCCCCCGGCGGCCGCACGCCCGGCGCGTCCAGCTTCCCCCAGACGCCCGACGAGACGCTGCTGGCCCCCACCAACCCGCAACCGACCGCGTCGCAGGACCTCGCGGACCTGCGCGCCTCGGCCATCTGGCCGGAGGTGAAGTTCGCCGACGACAGCGCCGCCACTGTTCCGCACGCCGAGGCAGCCGGCGTGTTCCCGCTGACCCCCGCCGACACCGCCGACTGGCAGAACGCCTGGCAATCCCCTCCCGCCAGCGTGCTCGACATGGGTGAATTCACGCCCGGCCTGGCGTTCACGCCGCCCAGCCCGGCCGCGCCGGTCGATCCCTTCGCCACCGCCCCGGGCCTGGACCCCGTGCCCGCGGCCCCCGCACCGGGCGGCGCGGACCTGGGCAGCCCCTTCGGACCGGGCGCCGGCACCACGGCCGTGATGGAACCCGTCGCGGTGAGCGCGCCGGCCTCCGCCCCGGCGGACGTCTGGAGCGATTTCACGGGCGCACTCAGCATGCCTGCCACGCCCGCCCCGGAAGCCACGCCGGACGTGCAGCTGCGCCCGATGGATTCCGTGGTCGTGACGCCGGTCGCGGATCTCGCCGAGGTGGGGGCCCAGCGGCGCAGCAGCCTGGGCCGGCGCATGGCGGTCGGGGCCCTCGTTCCGCTGGGCCTCAGCAGCGCCCTGACGCTCGGCGTGCTGGCCCTGACCCTCCCGAGCCTGCAGCAGTCGCTGATTCAGCGCAACGCGCAGGCCATCGCGGTGGCGGTCGCCAGCAACATCGACCCGACCCGCGGGTACCAGAGCATTCCCCCTCAGCTTGACGCGCTCGTGAACAACTCCAGCGTGGGCTTCGTGCAGGTCGAACTGCGCGACGGATCGCGTTACTTCGCGAGTCAGACGCCAGCCGTGAACAACATCCTGAACGCCCGGGTCAGCGACTTCATCCTGGAGAGCGGCGGCCGCTCCGCGTTCAAGGCCAGCCTGCGCCCCGCGGACGTGTTCGCCGCGCAGGCCAAGGAAATGCAGGAGATGGGCGGCACCAAGAACGACGTGAGCCGCCTGCAGCAGCAGGCCGCCGACCCCGCCAACCAGCAGGTCACGAAGGTGAACTTCATCGTGCAGCAGGTCACGGTGGTGCAGGACGGCGCACGCCGGAGCGTGAACATCGGCCGCGCCGCCGAGGACGCCGACGTGCTGTACACCGTCGCGGTGGGCGTCGAGAACAGCGCCCAGGAAAGCGCGCTGCGGCGCACGCTGGCGCTGGTGCTGCTGGTGTCGCTGCTGGCGCTGGGAATCGCCACCTACCTCGCGCTGCGCGCCGCGCGGCTGGTCGTGCGTCCCATCGAGGACCTCGTTCGCGTGGCCGACGCCATCAGCATGGGTGACCTCTCGCGCCCGGTGAAGGCGGAACGCAACGACGAGATCGGTGACCTCGCCCAGGCGCTCGAACGCATGCGCCTGAGCCTCGATTCCGCCATGGAACGCCTGCGCCGCCGCAAGCGCAACTGACCC containing:
- a CDS encoding HAMP domain-containing protein, translated to MKYTVVIRQPVADSMRQVLENQLMERFGLNGEQAQRLSARRSGRLMKPTGRPRAELLLSMFQAVGANVSLEEVREETSLISEPFQGVAPGGRTPGASSFPQTPDETLLAPTNPQPTASQDLADLRASAIWPEVKFADDSAATVPHAEAAGVFPLTPADTADWQNAWQSPPASVLDMGEFTPGLAFTPPSPAAPVDPFATAPGLDPVPAAPAPGGADLGSPFGPGAGTTAVMEPVAVSAPASAPADVWSDFTGALSMPATPAPEATPDVQLRPMDSVVVTPVADLAEVGAQRRSSLGRRMAVGALVPLGLSSALTLGVLALTLPSLQQSLIQRNAQAIAVAVASNIDPTRGYQSIPPQLDALVNNSSVGFVQVELRDGSRYFASQTPAVNNILNARVSDFILESGGRSAFKASLRPADVFAAQAKEMQEMGGTKNDVSRLQQQAADPANQQVTKVNFIVQQVTVVQDGARRSVNIGRAAEDADVLYTVAVGVENSAQESALRRTLALVLLVSLLALGIATYLALRAARLVVRPIEDLVRVADAISMGDLSRPVKAERNDEIGDLAQALERMRLSLDSAMERLRRRKRN